TCTCTCTtcctaagaataaaaatatgtgaATGTGAAACATCTGAACACAGAGTGTGTTAAGCATGAAGGTAAGCATCTAAAGTCTTTATAGAGTaagagtgatttttaaatgttccctTATGTGCCAATTACTTTCACCCCACAAACCAGTCCAACTACTTAAAATCTTGATGCCTTAAGAAAACTTTagctatttttatatttgaagcATGTTATATTGAACAACTTTCCAGAAATTATAAATTGCTTCAGCAAGAAACTGTGTAATGAAGAAGGTATATGGACTGCAAGGAACCTGCAGATTCTATCTCACACTTGTTTCttcaattaattaaatttatgaacaacaaaaataatttttgagagaATAAGAACCCAACTCACTGTCTTCTTTTAGAAATAGTCTTAGGGGGGACGTATCTAAGATCAAAACATGCAATATTCACTTTGTTTTGTGGTTCTTAAAAATCAGAATGGTAAAAATCACTTAGCATTCAATCAAATCATAAGACCACTGGTatacaaattaaaacttttcAAATGGACAAGTTGCTACCACAGTACTCAATCAAACTCTGCTAGTAAGAAATGTAAACAACTTACCAGCGATATATCCTCATCTGGATGGATCAACTTACTGGTTGCACTGGTCGTCGTAAGTGTAGCAGGCTTACTTGTTATTGAAGCTGCTGGTTTAGCTGCAGTGCTATTTGTTGTACTAGTGGTTGAAGCTGTAGACTGTGTATATGCAGGGAATGTAGGCTTTGGGGGTTCTGTAGTTGTTGCAGGGGTACTATTTAAGGGCTTGAAGTCTGTACCAACAGGTCCTTGGACAGCTGCCTGAGCCTGTAAAACATTATCTTTCATCAACAAAACTTCAAAACCCAAAACTGAATATATCTACTGCCTATTTAACTTAAAAACAAGACACTAACATTCAATAAGGGACAAAACTTAAAGTTAAAATCATGATCAATCCACAAAATTCAAGATAACACATAATACCAAAAGATGcacatccaaaacacagcagtGGAAACAAGAAACAAGTTAGACTACTTATGTAACTTCTCAGATATCATCTATCTCCTCACCAGAAATTACTTAATTTACAAAGCTTCGTATTTATTCCTAACTGAAGAAATATATTATCATATAATGGAATAGCATATTTTCTATTATCATCATTCTAAACTCCTTCTTAAAATTAATCTACCAaggagctcaaaaaaaaaaaaaagagttagaaaTTATAGAATACAAATGTTTGGATAAATTTCAGTTACTAAGTATAGCATAAATAATAACTACCAATGGTGACACATTAAAGATATGTCCTTCAGAAGTACTCTTTATATAGTAATACAACGGCCCTCCCAATTAACAATGGCTAGATTATTATGATGGACTAAAGGGTTTAGTAAGCTTTTAAGTATAAAGTTACCAAGTAATAAATTTGTTACTTTTCATAACACTGAACATCTGAAACACGTAAACTAGGTCAACTTTTAGAACCAAATGCAGAGTACTAAATTTCCTTACATTATCTGTGATGCATTTAGATTAAACAGCATAAAACAGAATAGCTTAATCATGCATCAGGCTAACCATTGGCCACTAAAATGCATTTACTGCTTACATGCTTTTAACCCTTTAGAACCATAGGAGTTTGgggtatatttttttctattagtgTGCAGTTCAAATTTTCAAATACCATTGATTTATAAGccattaattttactttaaaaaaattaaacataatataTTTTTGGGAAAAGATTTAGTTTTAAAGTAGGGTCCAAAGGGTTAATGAAGTTATAAAGccatttttaacaattttaaactGCAACTTCCTGCGTACTTGTGCTGCGCTAGGAAACAGAGCTTTAGAAGACGCAGACAGACTTTCTGAATTGGATGAAGCTGTACTTGAGCTTGTTACAGGTGTCCCCATCTGTAgcataaaagaaaggaaacaatgaaAAGTCTCCAAACAAATGGGTGAAAATAAGCCACGTGGTAGACTTTTTTTTCAGTATAGATTGCATTTTTCTAAATGCAAAATACAATGCAATcaaatctgttttatatatagaggCAGGCAGTTAATGCACTTACAATAAACAGTGACACTATGAGCctcaaaaaaactttttaaattctaCACCAATAAACCTAATTAACCACAGGTTTTTTCCCCTAAAACTAATGTTTTACACTATGATATTTCAAAACTGGTACCTTAAACTGAGAATTATGATGCATTATTGACACTTCAATCCAATTCTCCATCGGTAACTACAATTTTTGCCAAAAGTTTAGTAggataaacaaaaaacaataaacaaaatcccCCCACATCGAAAACATAAGTTAATGTACTTAAAAAGTAATGCTTTTAATTTAGGAactacaaacagaaaaaaatttgaaaaaaggaaaCATCTAAGGGATAATTTTAAGGTGAACAATAAAGAACATACATCCTGAGCGTCTCAATTCTGAATGAATTAAATACATCTGCTTAACTCTGAATCaaactggggggaaaaagcaAAGGTAACAACCATTATATACATGCTATATATAAAAGAAGGACTTTTTGCTTCTGAgttctggggagaaaaaaaaaaggacgagtAGGAAATATGAGTATGACTAGGTCAAAAGACGTTAAATGATGCCCTTCCAGCAACAGTGAGGCACTACTGTCTGTCACAATTCTAGACTAAAGGAAGAGCCCAAAAATTATTTGCTAAGGTCTTAGGATTTTTCATCTTTGACTTTGGTTTTCATTCTACTCATAGCTCATTAGGTAAAGGAGGACCTCataacatttttatgtatttaagttcccagaaattaaattttcatttctaactaaAGCTAAGAATAACCAGAGTTCACAACTACGAAAAAATAACATACTACACTATTTTCTGGTTCCAGTCAACCTTTTATGAGTAAAGGAAATCAATGTGTGCAAAAATGGAAGAGAACGCCACTTCTTCAGTATAGCTAATAAATTGTATTAAGaagattacaatttttaaaatgacttgaCATTTTCAAAGAGTTCAGTGAATAACTCCACTTTACCTTGAAATATAAGTGCACTCTTTTTCAGAAATTTCACCTTACCTGTCCTGCACTGGGGAAAAGAGGCTTAGTAACTGGAGGCTGTGGAGCTGGAACTGTTGCTGTTGGTGCAGGTGGTCTGTTAAGAATACCTGGCGCTGAAACAGCCTGTGCTTGAGTCATTGGAGGAATTCCAGGACGTGGAACAGGAGGGGGCATACCTGCAGAGAAGAAATACTGGAGTGGGACCCGGTTGCTGAAACATTTAGTTTAGAAAAAATACTTCCTCAAAACTTTGCCATTAAAACAtactaaattaaatttaaaatgattctagggaattccctggcagtccagtggttaggactcagctttcactgctgtggcccgggatcaatccctggtaagggaaccAAGATCTCATAAGCCGTgcggcacagacacacacaaaaaaaagattttatactACAAAGTTATCAATACTGACGACTGACTGCTGAACTCAATGAAGCTCGAAGTACTTAGGCACTTGCCCCCTTGGAACAGTTTTGCCTCCAACTTTCCACACCTTTGCGTCTCTTCAGAATTTTGGGACATGAAAGATACCACTAGAAACCCTGTATATGGGCAAAGCCAACAATTAGGCTTATTGATATTACTGATGCAGCGAATTTTTGAAACATATAGAATTATTTCAATCATCTAACAGATGTTTCCAGAACTCTAATGCAAACTACAGTAAAAACTGTTAATAGGTCATATACCCataaaaatttttccagaaactaAGTTATTCCTTTAAGTGTGCTTTAAATACAcaaattttcctaaaatataCCACTAGGCATTCTTTGAAGTTCCTCAATGTAACTTAAAACTTTTACTGACTTCACATTACCAAGTGAACATAGGttatttttctgtattcattTAAATGCCTAAAATTCTCTCAGAGCATGATGTACGTGAAGCTGTTGCCTATAAATTAATGGTTGCACTGGCATGATTCATATTTTGctgctgctttatttttctgttccttttacaCTATCACTTGAGTACATCTGAATCTGGCTATAGACTGCAAACCAAACTTGCTAGGATTAAAATGCTAGGCAATGGACTCAGAGAGCCTCATGAAGACCTCTGTGGCACATTTACTGGGCTAACCAAATCCCTTTCCCCACACTGTAAGCTAAAAAGTAAAGATACTTTACTTCCCAGGCTTCCCTGCACCTAGAAGCTCCATTAGACCTATTTCTGGCCAATGATATGTAAAAGGCTAAGGAGATTCTGGGAAAGTTACTTTGTTCCCCAAtacaagaaaaaggaaagcacCCTTTCTTGCCTGAGATCTTATAACTACTGAGTTACATGTCTGAGAGAGAAAGCTAAGGTTGGTAAagtggaaaatttttaaagtatgggTTCTTGTTATCACTGGAGCCACTGAGTCTACCACTTCTAGGTTGAGTGAGATAATAAATACCTACATTGTTTAATAGTTTGTTGGATTTCTCTATTACTTGTTAAGAGTCTCTAGTACTTGCCTAAAATATTCCTAACAGAtataaccactctttttttttttttttttttttaatttttacgctttatttatttttggctgtgttgggtcttcgtttctgtgcgtgggctttctctggttgtggcgagtgggggccgctcttcatcgccgtgcgcgggcctctcactgtcgcggcctctcttgttgcggagcacaggctccaaacgcgcaggctcagtagttgtggctcacgggcctagctgctccgcggcatgtgggatcttcccagaccagggctcgaacccgtgtcccctgcattggcaggcagattctcaaccactgcgccaccagggaagcccataaccaCTCTTAAGTCACAGGCTCAGTGACTCATTCTGGTTGCTTTGAGGACTACTTTTACTATTTCAAAACTCGGAACTCGGAACAAAACGAGATCATCACATTTCtcacagtaattttaaaaagaagtcactggggcttccctggtggcgcaggggttgagagtctgcctgccaatgcaggggacacgggttcgagccctggtctgggaggatcccacataccgcagagcaattgggcccgtgatccacaactgctgagcctgcgcgtctggagcctgtgctccgcaacgagaggccgcgacagtgagaggcccgcgcaccgcgatgaagagtgggccccgcttgccgcaactggagaaagccctcgcacagaaacgaagacccaacacagccaaaaacaaataaattaataaataaatttattttaaaaaaataataagccaGGAAATATATATCTGCGCTCTTccacaaaaaaaaatatataaaataaaataaaaagtcactaACTTATAGAAACTTTAAAATTACACCAATTTTAAAACTGCACCAATGCCCGCAAATCTGtctaaaatacttaagaataaagcaCTTCTGTCATATTAAAAAGGAAACTAACATTTCATACCTGGTGGCATACCAGGCATCAGAGGTGGTATTCCCGGTCCAGGTGGCATCATCCCACCCATTGGCATCATTCTATTAGAAAGCAAATTTCAAGAGACAACTAAAGTTAATTAACAGtataaaacattagaaaatattttggctAAAGCCTGAAACAATAGATAAGACTTGAATTTGACCCCTAATACTGAAATCAATCAAGCTGAAAGAACACACAACACACTAAAACAATTCTATCAAAATAAATTCCCTAAAAACCAGCAAACTCTTTGGTTTACCAgtaaaataggggaaaaaattcAGTCTTTGTTAACAgaacattttaatacatttaaagtcACTGAGAACAATTATTATACTCTCCTTAATATAAACAAGAGGCCTTATCCAAAACGTGTGTAACTGGAAAACAAAATCACCTTTTGTCTCACTTGGAAAATATCCACAGAATattaatcaaaaaaacaaaacaaaaaaatcctctaTATTTTAGAGTTATCagattttttcaaaatgaaaatactgaatgTACTCTGTGGAGTAAAGATTTGTTCTGGACAGGCACGGAAAAACTACCATCAAAATTAAAGATAATCAAAAGTAAACTGAGAATCCCTACTTTTCATGTACAAAGTTCCTAACACTAAACCAGGACTTAAAAACACAACccatatttgttttcctttccttaaaaGAGCTCACCTTCAAATATCAGTGTCcaattcacttaaaaaattaCAAGTTTGTGAATTAATGATTTAGGATTCTTATCAGAACAACTTCTATATATAGATTTTCTTAGAAGAAAAATCAATTACCTTCTACAGTAACAGAGCACGTAATTTGGCAAAGGAATATATACTCTTTCTTAAATATCAACCCTTTTTACTAAGTCCCCTTACTTTTAGCAGTTTGGGGAAAACAGCTGTACAATTAGAAAATGCTTTGTTTATATGAGTCTATTACGATTTCCTCACAGATGTTTTAGTTCCCTCCTTTAAGAGATCTGTGTCAATCAGTTTGCAAAGTTTAGAAGTTTTAGTGAGGAAGATTAGAAAACTTCTGAAGTCAACTTAATAGATAccattaaacacacaaaaaaatgacatTATGATTATACCTCCTGAATTACATTACGAATGAGATGCTTACATGTTTTCACCGCAAAATGACTGGGTGTATTTTCTCTGATGATGCAATCTGTGAAAATGTATGACAAAATCAAAATCTAACTGATTTTCAAAATACAGTGGGAAAGTGTATTGTATACCTCTCACATCCAACAATACTTAAATAAAAGTGATGGGCACGAGCACCTCATATTCATTTTAGTTCTTGATGCCTTGACAAATCATTTACAGAGTTTGCTTCTTGTCACAACTACAAAGTGTCATGGACAGTTTTGAATCTCAGAAACTCAAATCTACAACCAACTACTTTAATTACATCAGATGCAACTGAAGCAGATGGCTGCCTACATACATCGTAAAACCCAAAAATCTATTCTCTTCAGAGTCAAATTTATATTCCTTAAATTTATTAGTAGATCCCTTTATTAGGTAAGCTTAATAGTTACAGAGCCCATACCTtttagaagcaaaaagaaaaaaaaaaacagcaaagtaACATTTAAGTGATGTAACACACCCAAGTTGAAAAAGATCATTACTAGGCACAAGCCCACAAGTCAATTAAAAGAGTTTTCTTACCCAGGTGGCATTCCTGGCATAACTGGTGGCATTCCTGGCATCAGAGGAGGAACACCTGGCATTAATGGAGGTATGCCTATGAACAAGAAtttcaaccaaaaaaataaaaaagggttaagaggaaaaaattaaTACTTCTAAACTGTGTCAACAAAGACCTGAGAATGTTAAATTGTAAGAAGCCTTATGTGCTACCTGGAGGCATTCCTGGTGCTCCTGGAACTGGTGGTAGTCCTGGTTGTGCCATTGGGGGGATATAACCTTGTTGAGGTTGAACAGGCTGTGGTTGAAATGAAGTTGAAGCTGCAGAGTCATCATCATCATATTCATCAGAATCctcttgttgtttctttttttgactctctgctaaaaaaagtttaaattaatttttcccatagagtaaaaaaagaaaacctaagcaAGTTTAAGacattcaacatttaaaaattttatttctgtgcaACTAGCTCCCGagatttttcttccaaaaaaaacTCAGTTAACACTGCTCTTtactcttcaaatgttttttcaaTCTGTATTAAGCAAGAAGGTTAACATCCTTTCCCTATTCTATGGCAGGTAAAGAACATTTTCCTAAAGCAGTTATACTGTAAAAAAGAGCTTTCTATTCCACTCCAAAAGGTAAACTATGAAAACTAGTCTGACCTCTCCGTAATGCTTTTCAAAACAAAAGATTTCATAGGTTATTAGTAAGTTTCTATCATTGGGATAGGAGAGGGCCGCAAATCCCAAGTCAAATACACCGCTAAAAAGATTTACAATTAGTGGTTTCATAAATCAAAACAAGCTACCTTCCTTTTCAAAGGCCTCAACACTTGCTAAATCCACCTGGAATTCAGTTATgagtaaaaatattataaaatgtatgGAATGATCCAAATGCTACcacatatacaaataaaatacattaacttCGAacataagaccaaaaaaaaaaaaccctcaaaattgGAATTCTGAATGGACCTAACATCTACCATTAAATTTATACTTGAAAATATTGTAATAATACTCTCACTAGTTAAGCTGTATCAAGAAAAAGCATACATCTTAGTATTTACCTTGTGTTTTCTGTTCAAGAAGTCGTCTTCTTTCATCCATGTCTTTTTCTGGAATACCTTCCATACCATATATTTCCAACTCTATGTCTGTTCTCCCAGGTATTGCATTTGGTACTGCATCTATTGTCTCTTTATGcacctaatattaaaaaaaaaaaaaaaaaaaaaacccacacaaacaaaacagaaaccttCCATTAGATAGACAAAAGTGCCTCATGAAAgtctttttaaagagtaat
This is a stretch of genomic DNA from Eschrichtius robustus isolate mEscRob2 chromosome 20, mEscRob2.pri, whole genome shotgun sequence. It encodes these proteins:
- the ZNF207 gene encoding BUB3-interacting and GLEBS motif-containing protein ZNF207 isoform X2; the encoded protein is MGRKKKKQLKPWCWYCNRDFDDEKILIQHQKAKHFKCHICHKKLYTGPGLAIHCMQVHKETIDAVPNAIPGRTDIELEIYGMEGIPEKDMDERRRLLEQKTQESQKKKQQEDSDEYDDDDSAASTSFQPQPVQPQQGYIPPMAQPGLPPVPGAPGMPPGIPPLMPGVPPLMPGMPPVMPGMPPGLHHQRKYTQSFCGENIMMPMGGMMPPGPGIPPLMPGMPPGMPPPVPRPGIPPMTQAQAVSAPGILNRPPAPTATVPAPQPPVTKPLFPSAGQMGTPVTSSSTASSNSESLSASSKALFPSAAQAQAAVQGPVGTDFKPLNSTPATTTEPPKPTFPAYTQSTASTTSTTNSTAAKPAASITSKPATLTTTSATSKLIHPDEDISLEERRAQLPKYQRNLPRPGQAPIGNPPVGPIGGMMPPQPGIPQQQGMRPPMPPHGQYGGHHQGMPGYLPGAMPPYGQGPPMVPPYQGGPPRPPMGMRPPVMSQGGRY
- the ZNF207 gene encoding BUB3-interacting and GLEBS motif-containing protein ZNF207 isoform X4; amino-acid sequence: MGRKKKKQLKPWCWYCNRDFDDEKILIQHQKAKHFKCHICHKKLYTGPGLAIHCMQVHKETIDAVPNAIPGRTDIELEIYGMEGIPEKDMDERRRLLEQKTQESQKKKQQEDSDEYDDDDSAASTSFQPQPVQPQQGYIPPMAQPGLPPVPGAPGMPPGIPPLMPGVPPLMPGMPPVMPGMPPGMMPMGGMMPPGPGIPPLMPGMPPGMPPPVPRPGIPPMTQAQAVSAPGILNRPPAPTATVPAPQPPVTKPLFPSAGQMGTPVTSSSTASSNSESLSASSKALFPSAAQAQAAVQGPVGTDFKPLNSTPATTTEPPKPTFPAYTQSTASTTSTTNSTAAKPAASITSKPATLTTTSATSKLIHPDEDISLEERRAQLPKYQRNLPRPGQAPIGNPPVGPIGGMMPPQPGIPQQQGMRPPMPPHGQYGGHHQGMPGYLPGAMPPYGQGPPMVPPYQGGPPRPPMGMRPPVMSQGGRY
- the ZNF207 gene encoding BUB3-interacting and GLEBS motif-containing protein ZNF207 isoform X1 — encoded protein: MGRKKKKQLKPWCWYCNRDFDDEKILIQHQKAKHFKCHICHKKLYTGPGLAIHCMQVHKETIDAVPNAIPGRTDIELEIYGMEGIPEKDMDERRRLLEQKTQAESQKKKQQEDSDEYDDDDSAASTSFQPQPVQPQQGYIPPMAQPGLPPVPGAPGMPPGIPPLMPGVPPLMPGMPPVMPGMPPGLHHQRKYTQSFCGENIMMPMGGMMPPGPGIPPLMPGMPPGMPPPVPRPGIPPMTQAQAVSAPGILNRPPAPTATVPAPQPPVTKPLFPSAGQMGTPVTSSSTASSNSESLSASSKALFPSAAQAQAAVQGPVGTDFKPLNSTPATTTEPPKPTFPAYTQSTASTTSTTNSTAAKPAASITSKPATLTTTSATSKLIHPDEDISLEERRAQLPKYQRNLPRPGQAPIGNPPVGPIGGMMPPQPGIPQQQGMRPPMPPHGQYGGHHQGMPGYLPGAMPPYGQGPPMVPPYQGGPPRPPMGMRPPVMSQGGRY
- the ZNF207 gene encoding BUB3-interacting and GLEBS motif-containing protein ZNF207 isoform X5, with translation MGRKKKKQLKPWCWYCNRDFDDEKILIQHQKAKHFKCHICHKKLYTGPGLAIHCMQVHKETIDAVPNAIPGRTDIELEIYGMEGIPEKDMDERRRLLEQKTQAESQKKKQQEDSDEYDDDDSAASTSFQPQPVQPQQGYIPPMAQPGLPPVPGAPGMPPGIPPLMPGVPPLMPGMPPVMPGMPPGLHHQRKYTQSFCGENIMMPMGGMMPPGPGIPPLMPGMPPGMPPPVPRPGIPPMTQAQAVSAPGILNRPPAPTATVPAPQPPVTKPLFPSAGQAQAAVQGPVGTDFKPLNSTPATTTEPPKPTFPAYTQSTASTTSTTNSTAAKPAASITSKPATLTTTSATSKLIHPDEDISLEERRAQLPKYQRNLPRPGQAPIGNPPVGPIGGMMPPQPGIPQQQGMRPPMPPHGQYGGHHQGMPGYLPGAMPPYGQGPPMVPPYQGGPPRPPMGMRPPVMSQGGRY
- the ZNF207 gene encoding BUB3-interacting and GLEBS motif-containing protein ZNF207 isoform X3; amino-acid sequence: MGRKKKKQLKPWCWYCNRDFDDEKILIQHQKAKHFKCHICHKKLYTGPGLAIHCMQVHKETIDAVPNAIPGRTDIELEIYGMEGIPEKDMDERRRLLEQKTQAESQKKKQQEDSDEYDDDDSAASTSFQPQPVQPQQGYIPPMAQPGLPPVPGAPGMPPGIPPLMPGVPPLMPGMPPVMPGMPPGMMPMGGMMPPGPGIPPLMPGMPPGMPPPVPRPGIPPMTQAQAVSAPGILNRPPAPTATVPAPQPPVTKPLFPSAGQMGTPVTSSSTASSNSESLSASSKALFPSAAQAQAAVQGPVGTDFKPLNSTPATTTEPPKPTFPAYTQSTASTTSTTNSTAAKPAASITSKPATLTTTSATSKLIHPDEDISLEERRAQLPKYQRNLPRPGQAPIGNPPVGPIGGMMPPQPGIPQQQGMRPPMPPHGQYGGHHQGMPGYLPGAMPPYGQGPPMVPPYQGGPPRPPMGMRPPVMSQGGRY
- the ZNF207 gene encoding BUB3-interacting and GLEBS motif-containing protein ZNF207 isoform X6 translates to MGRKKKKQLKPWCWYCNRDFDDEKILIQHQKAKHFKCHICHKKLYTGPGLAIHCMQVHKETIDAVPNAIPGRTDIELEIYGMEGIPEKDMDERRRLLEQKTQESQKKKQQEDSDEYDDDDSAASTSFQPQPVQPQQGYIPPMAQPGLPPVPGAPGMPPGIPPLMPGVPPLMPGMPPVMPGMPPGLHHQRKYTQSFCGENIMMPMGGMMPPGPGIPPLMPGMPPGMPPPVPRPGIPPMTQAQAVSAPGILNRPPAPTATVPAPQPPVTKPLFPSAGQAQAAVQGPVGTDFKPLNSTPATTTEPPKPTFPAYTQSTASTTSTTNSTAAKPAASITSKPATLTTTSATSKLIHPDEDISLEERRAQLPKYQRNLPRPGQAPIGNPPVGPIGGMMPPQPGIPQQQGMRPPMPPHGQYGGHHQGMPGYLPGAMPPYGQGPPMVPPYQGGPPRPPMGMRPPVMSQGGRY